The nucleotide window CCCGCCCGGCTGTCGCGACCCGGCCGATCGTCGATGGAACGGTGGTACGCACGCTCGACGGCGTCGTCGTCGGGGTGGTCCGGCTGGAAGATAGTGCCGCCGTCGAACGTGATGGGGAAGTACGCGAGGCCGCCCGGGGCGAGCGCCGCCTCGAAGGCGTCGACAGCCTCCGGGAGCGACACGAGGTCCACGAACGCCTGCGCGACGACGAGGTCGGCGTCCGCTGTCCGGGCCGCCTCGAGCGCGTCCCCCCGCTCGAAGGCGACCTCCAGGTCGGCGACACGAAAGCCCGACTCGGTCGGGTCGGGGTCGTAGCCCGCCCGTTCGAGCTCCGCCGCGCGGGCCTCGCGGGCGTGCTCGACGAGCTCCGCCGACCGCTCCACGCCGCGATAGCGCCCGGCGTCGACGCCCCAATCCAGCAGACGCGGGACGGTGACGCCGGTTCCGGCGCCCGCGTCGAACACCGACGGGGCCGGCGGCAGCGCCGACCGCAGTCGCTCGCGGACGCGCCGGTCGAACGCCCGCTCGTCGACGGTGCGCTTCGCGTCGAGGTACCTGACCCGGGCGTGCTCGCCCGCCATCTCAGAGCCGACGCTCGTGGCTGGCCCACGCGACGTCGTCCTCCCACATCCGCGTCGTGAGCCGCTCGGGCGCGGGGGCGTCGAGGCGACTCGCAACCCGGTCGCCGAAGACACGGGCGAACCGCTCGACGCTCGGGTTCCCCTC belongs to Halorarum halophilum and includes:
- a CDS encoding class I SAM-dependent methyltransferase; this translates as MAGEHARVRYLDAKRTVDERAFDRRVRERLRSALPPAPSVFDAGAGTGVTVPRLLDWGVDAGRYRGVERSAELVEHAREARAAELERAGYDPDPTESGFRVADLEVAFERGDALEAARTADADLVVAQAFVDLVSLPEAVDAFEAALAPGGLAYFPITFDGGTIFQPDHPDDDAVERAYHRSIDDRPGRDSRAGRHLLDLLRRADGDLLAVGASDWIVRPHDGSYPADEAYFLECILGFVADALADADVDAEGWVETRREQLAAGELSYVAHGYDLLYRAP